The Hymenobacter sp. GOD-10R genome includes a window with the following:
- a CDS encoding Na+/H+ antiporter: MHNIELIIGLLAVVTILAEVADRVKLPYPVLLVIVGMVLGLIPGLPRVTVAPDLVFLLFLPPLLYEAAWSTSWPDFKAYRRPIGFLALGCVLFTTGLVAVVAHAFIPDFSWPAAFVLGAIISPPDAVAATSATKGLGLPRRVVTILEGESLVNDATGLIAYRYALAAVLTGHFVLWQAGLQLIWVAAAGTGIGLLVGWGIFHVHRLTRNPIVVTTLTFLTPYLAYLAAEEIHVSGVLAVVAAGLFLARRSATIFTHEARLQTYTVWKTTVLLLNGLVFILIGLALPNILAGIQQEVSWQQALSYGIVVTLTVIVGRLLWVYPSTYLPRVLSRGIREREPKPILPLVTVIAWTGMRGVVSLAIALSLPLTLSPGVPFPHRNLILFITFVVIFCTIVGQGLSLAPLIRWLGIAPDDSVEHEEVELRLYLAGQTVTYLGSPAGQEHAPPDVLARMKSRYDIRLERLHNRALGVRASRLEEKPITQFQQLQEAVIQFERSVLEKLRHEEKTSEELLRKIENELDLEETRLALDKA, translated from the coding sequence ATGCACAACATTGAGCTAATTATTGGGCTTCTGGCCGTCGTCACCATCTTAGCGGAAGTAGCCGACCGGGTTAAACTTCCTTACCCTGTGCTGCTCGTGATAGTAGGCATGGTACTAGGTTTGATACCGGGTTTGCCGCGGGTCACGGTAGCTCCCGACTTAGTATTCCTGCTGTTCTTGCCACCCCTGTTATACGAGGCAGCGTGGAGCACTTCCTGGCCCGACTTCAAAGCATATCGTCGGCCCATTGGCTTTCTGGCTCTCGGGTGCGTGTTGTTCACGACGGGGTTGGTCGCCGTCGTCGCCCACGCATTCATTCCCGATTTTAGCTGGCCAGCGGCTTTCGTCCTGGGTGCCATTATTTCGCCCCCCGATGCGGTGGCGGCTACCAGCGCTACCAAAGGCCTAGGTCTGCCGCGACGGGTGGTTACCATTCTGGAAGGCGAGAGTCTAGTAAACGATGCCACCGGCCTGATTGCGTATCGCTACGCGCTGGCGGCGGTGCTCACGGGGCACTTTGTGCTCTGGCAGGCGGGCTTGCAGCTGATCTGGGTGGCGGCCGCGGGTACGGGCATCGGCTTGCTGGTAGGCTGGGGCATCTTTCACGTGCATCGCCTCACGCGCAATCCCATCGTGGTTACGACGCTCACGTTTCTGACACCCTACCTAGCTTACCTAGCGGCCGAAGAGATACACGTATCGGGGGTGCTGGCGGTGGTAGCGGCGGGCTTGTTCCTGGCCCGGCGGTCAGCTACTATTTTCACCCACGAAGCTAGGCTGCAAACATACACTGTTTGGAAAACAACGGTATTGCTACTCAACGGCTTAGTCTTTATCCTGATTGGCCTAGCTCTGCCCAACATACTTGCTGGCATTCAACAAGAAGTCTCTTGGCAGCAGGCACTCAGCTACGGCATTGTGGTTACGCTTACTGTGATTGTGGGCCGGCTACTGTGGGTGTACCCGAGCACCTATTTGCCGCGGGTGCTGAGCCGCGGCATTCGGGAGCGGGAGCCGAAACCCATACTGCCGCTCGTCACGGTTATTGCCTGGACGGGTATGCGCGGGGTGGTGTCATTGGCTATTGCGCTGTCCTTGCCGCTCACTCTTAGCCCTGGCGTGCCCTTTCCGCACCGCAACCTGATTCTGTTCATCACCTTCGTCGTGATTTTCTGCACCATTGTAGGGCAGGGCTTGAGCCTAGCGCCGCTAATCCGTTGGCTGGGCATCGCTCCCGACGACAGCGTAGAGCACGAAGAAGTAGAGCTGCGCTTATATCTAGCTGGCCAAACCGTCACTTACCTCGGCAGCCCCGCCGGCCAGGAGCACGCGCCGCCCGATGTGCTAGCTCGCATGAAAAGCCGCTACGACATCCGCCTAGAGCGCTTGCACAACCGAGCGCTTGGCGTTCGTGCCAGCCGCTTGGAAGAGAAGCCCATCACCCAGTTTCAACAGCTACAAGAAGCGGTTATTCAGTTTGAACGCAGCGTACTTGAAAAGCTCCGACACGAGGAGAAAACCAGCGAGGAGCTGCTGCGCAAAATCGAAAACGAGCTGGACTTGGAAGAGACACGCTTGGCGCTGGATAAAGCGTGA
- a CDS encoding type I glyceraldehyde-3-phosphate dehydrogenase, giving the protein MGSIALHGFGRIGRQFLRIGLKNNLFVPVSVSDIRDEETLAALFAVDTNYGRWHEPVSGSPGKFNIGDREIQYINSSKEIPDWSALGVDLVVDCTGRATTRAGAQAHLDRGAKYVLISAPSKSLDDCDAVLLKGINLDTFDASKHKIVSMGSCTTNALAAVVKVVLENFGIKYGLFSTVHSYTNTQSLTDQPMKDRRDSWAAAENIIPSSSGAAKTLKFIWPDLNITGKAYRVPTRTGSIAELNLVTEKECSVEEVNEALRQAAKEGPLKGVMDVLEDEWASCRIVGDPHTSIVDLPLTAKQGELLSVAAWYDNEWGFSSRLAEVAAFLAEKI; this is encoded by the coding sequence ATGGGAAGCATTGCCTTGCACGGGTTTGGCCGCATTGGCCGGCAGTTTTTGCGCATTGGTTTGAAGAATAATCTGTTCGTACCCGTTTCAGTCTCCGACATTCGGGACGAGGAAACGCTGGCCGCACTATTCGCCGTTGATACGAACTACGGACGCTGGCACGAGCCCGTATCGGGTAGCCCAGGCAAATTCAACATCGGCGACCGGGAGATTCAGTACATCAATTCTTCGAAAGAAATACCTGACTGGTCCGCTCTAGGTGTCGACCTCGTGGTAGACTGCACCGGCCGCGCCACCACCCGCGCGGGCGCACAAGCCCACCTCGACCGCGGCGCTAAGTATGTGCTCATTAGCGCACCGAGTAAGTCGCTGGATGACTGCGACGCCGTGCTGCTGAAAGGCATCAACCTCGATACCTTCGATGCCAGCAAACACAAGATCGTGAGCATGGGCAGCTGCACCACCAACGCGTTGGCGGCCGTGGTGAAAGTCGTGCTGGAAAACTTTGGTATTAAGTACGGTTTGTTCTCTACCGTACACTCCTACACCAACACCCAATCACTCACTGACCAGCCGATGAAAGACCGGCGCGACTCCTGGGCCGCGGCCGAAAACATCATTCCGTCTTCTTCGGGCGCGGCCAAAACGCTGAAGTTTATCTGGCCTGACCTGAACATTACGGGCAAAGCCTATCGCGTGCCTACGCGCACCGGCAGCATCGCCGAGCTAAACTTAGTGACGGAAAAAGAGTGCTCAGTAGAGGAAGTAAACGAAGCTCTGCGCCAAGCCGCGAAGGAAGGCCCGCTGAAAGGTGTAATGGACGTGCTGGAAGATGAGTGGGCGTCGTGCCGCATTGTGGGCGACCCGCACACTTCTATCGTCGACTTACCCCTCACGGCTAAGCAAGGTGAGCTCCTGTCCGTTGCCGCCTGGTACGACAACGAGTGGGGCTTCTCCAGCCGCCTCGCTGAAGTAGCTGCCTTCTTAGCGGAGAAGATTTAA
- a CDS encoding efflux transporter outer membrane subunit, giving the protein MKTTHLPRLLLPLLLLAAGSCQVLNPYSRPETATTGLYRDAATTDTISLAFQPWQQLFTDPLLQKLINEGLTNNRNLQVAVARIEQSQALLAQSKAAFLPSLNGRATTTLSRARGSLVGTNAGGSTTTTGGTTTGGTTGGGTTGGGTTGGGTTGGGTTGGGTTGGGTNGNGTTTTDQSTIVTGGSPRQYLLALSSSWEADVWGKLRSNKRSYVASVLQSEAYRRVVQTQLIADIADNYFYLLALDAQLEITRQTVQNRIKDVETMRLLKEGDVVTEAAVVQSEAQRYAAEVTIPDLERNIRETENLMATLLGRAPRPIERSTLAAQPSTPPLLTGVPGQLLRNRPDVQQAEYAFQSSFELTNAARAYFYPSFTITANGGLISSTIDNLFSPTAIFASVVGGLSQPIFSQGLNRARLRRSEALQREYLATYQQTMFTAGQEVSNALFAYESAVQKARIRAQQLAALDKAVDYTQELLRAGFANYTEVLTAQQSLLSAQLNSVNDALQQRQAVTDLYHALGGGWR; this is encoded by the coding sequence ATGAAAACCACCCACCTGCCGCGCCTTCTTCTCCCCTTGCTCCTGCTCGCGGCCGGTAGCTGCCAAGTGCTGAACCCTTATAGCCGTCCAGAAACCGCTACCACTGGCCTCTACCGCGATGCGGCTACGACCGATACCATTAGCCTAGCTTTCCAGCCCTGGCAGCAGCTATTTACCGACCCGCTGCTGCAAAAGCTCATCAATGAAGGCCTGACTAATAACCGCAATCTGCAAGTGGCGGTGGCGCGCATCGAGCAATCACAAGCCCTACTCGCCCAGAGCAAAGCGGCTTTTCTACCTAGCCTCAACGGTCGCGCCACCACTACCTTATCCCGGGCCCGTGGCTCGCTCGTGGGCACCAACGCCGGCGGCAGCACGACCACAACAGGTGGCACCACAACTGGCGGTACCACCGGAGGTGGCACGACGGGCGGCGGCACCACCGGTGGCGGGACAACGGGCGGGGGAACAACCGGTGGTGGCACGACGGGCGGCGGTACCAACGGTAACGGCACCACTACCACTGACCAATCGACCATCGTGACGGGTGGTTCGCCGCGCCAGTACTTGCTAGCCCTGAGCAGTAGCTGGGAGGCCGATGTATGGGGCAAGCTCCGCAGCAATAAACGCTCGTATGTGGCCTCGGTGCTGCAAAGCGAGGCGTACCGGCGCGTGGTGCAAACTCAGCTCATTGCCGACATTGCCGATAACTATTTCTACCTGTTAGCCCTCGATGCGCAGTTAGAAATTACGCGTCAAACGGTGCAAAACCGCATCAAGGATGTAGAAACGATGCGCCTGCTCAAGGAAGGCGACGTAGTAACCGAAGCCGCCGTGGTGCAGAGTGAAGCGCAACGCTACGCCGCCGAGGTTACTATTCCGGACCTGGAGCGCAACATTCGCGAAACGGAAAACCTGATGGCAACTTTGCTGGGCCGCGCCCCGCGCCCCATTGAGCGGAGCACCCTAGCCGCTCAGCCGTCTACCCCACCGCTACTCACGGGCGTGCCCGGCCAACTCCTGCGCAACCGCCCCGATGTACAGCAAGCCGAATACGCCTTCCAGTCGAGCTTCGAGCTGACCAACGCGGCACGAGCCTACTTCTACCCGAGCTTCACCATCACGGCCAACGGCGGCCTCATCAGCTCTACAATTGATAACCTGTTTTCACCGACGGCCATCTTTGCGAGCGTAGTAGGCGGTTTGTCTCAACCTATTTTCAGCCAAGGGCTGAATCGGGCGCGCTTACGTCGGTCGGAGGCATTGCAGCGCGAGTACCTGGCCACCTACCAACAGACCATGTTTACGGCCGGGCAGGAGGTTTCGAATGCGTTGTTCGCCTACGAAAGTGCTGTTCAGAAAGCTAGGATTCGTGCCCAGCAGCTAGCAGCCTTAGATAAGGCCGTCGATTATACGCAGGAATTGCTACGTGCCGGCTTCGCCAACTACACCGAAGTACTTACGGCGCAGCAAAGCTTGCTTTCGGCCCAGCTCAACAGCGTAAACGACGCATTGCAGCAACGCCAAGCCGTCACAGACCTTTACCACGCCCTAGGTGGTGGCTGGCGGTAG